One window from the genome of Dyella sp. A6 encodes:
- a CDS encoding tetratricopeptide repeat-containing sulfotransferase family protein has translation MTDSSSASAAMPARMLEAYRHGELDRVVELGRQVRAGGRFDEETELLLGLAEHASGHVHAAITTFRALTAAQPGVFEYWNNLGQVLRQAGESGEAEAALRQACQLAPRDAELWFNLGLLYLQQHRWLPAREALLEAANLVPGFIEARLQAAYVCHVCGDSASVEALLADAHAWPPLAADDALRLSGMLSACGRWQVALDVLQRALPPAPDEAPPIALRMLAHQVLLHERGNRLAQAREYLARLPLAALDALPASALHARLDGWNAHAVMAMRERDYPVAAARYRQVLEHAADAETTATAGFGLAAACDKQGSYAEAWQALQGAHAAQVSIATETVPALLEPGSRPLDMQEHPVDRHAYAAWRTLRAPDSPQSPVFVVGFPRSGTTLLEQMIDAHPAFLSMDERPFVHELTQRMEQAGQAYPGALADLGQADVDQLRAVYAGMVAGVVPDLGQRRLVDKNPLNMLCLPMIMRLFPDARIILCLRHPCDVLLSCYMQVFRSPPFMAMCSSLQRLAEGYALAFEKWFRHVEVFAPHILEWRYESVVTRFDDQVVRLGDFLGVQDSSAMAGFAEHAHAKGFISTPSYAQVTEGINARGIGRWQAYRQHFEPVLPILQPWLQRLGYMT, from the coding sequence ATGACCGATTCTTCCTCCGCGTCCGCCGCCATGCCGGCACGCATGCTGGAGGCTTACCGGCACGGTGAACTCGACCGTGTCGTCGAGCTTGGTCGCCAGGTGCGCGCCGGTGGACGTTTCGATGAGGAAACCGAGCTGCTGCTGGGGCTGGCCGAGCACGCCAGCGGGCACGTGCATGCGGCGATCACCACCTTCCGGGCACTGACCGCGGCGCAGCCTGGCGTTTTCGAATACTGGAACAACCTTGGCCAGGTACTGCGGCAGGCCGGCGAAAGCGGCGAGGCGGAAGCCGCCTTGCGGCAGGCCTGCCAACTGGCGCCGAGGGACGCCGAGCTGTGGTTCAACCTAGGCCTGCTGTACCTGCAGCAGCATCGCTGGCTGCCTGCACGCGAGGCCTTGCTGGAGGCGGCCAACCTGGTGCCCGGCTTCATCGAGGCACGCCTGCAGGCTGCCTACGTCTGCCATGTCTGTGGTGACAGTGCCAGCGTGGAGGCGCTGCTGGCTGACGCACATGCGTGGCCGCCACTGGCTGCCGACGATGCCTTGCGCCTGTCCGGCATGCTGTCGGCCTGCGGTCGCTGGCAGGTGGCTCTGGACGTGCTCCAGCGGGCCTTGCCGCCGGCGCCGGACGAAGCACCGCCCATAGCGCTGCGCATGCTGGCGCATCAGGTGTTGCTGCACGAGCGCGGCAACCGTCTGGCGCAGGCCCGCGAGTACCTTGCACGCTTGCCGTTGGCCGCACTGGATGCATTGCCTGCAAGTGCGCTGCACGCGCGTCTGGACGGCTGGAACGCGCATGCGGTCATGGCGATGCGCGAGCGCGATTACCCGGTGGCGGCAGCCCGCTATCGGCAGGTGCTCGAACACGCAGCGGATGCCGAGACCACGGCGACAGCGGGCTTCGGCCTGGCTGCGGCATGCGACAAGCAGGGCAGCTACGCCGAAGCCTGGCAGGCCCTGCAAGGAGCACATGCCGCGCAGGTGTCGATCGCCACCGAAACTGTGCCGGCACTGCTCGAACCCGGCAGTCGCCCACTCGACATGCAGGAACACCCGGTCGATCGCCATGCCTATGCGGCCTGGCGCACGCTACGTGCGCCGGACAGCCCGCAGAGCCCGGTGTTCGTGGTGGGCTTCCCCCGTTCCGGCACGACCCTGCTGGAGCAGATGATCGACGCCCATCCGGCGTTCCTTTCCATGGACGAACGCCCGTTCGTGCACGAACTGACCCAGCGCATGGAGCAGGCCGGGCAGGCGTACCCCGGCGCGTTGGCCGATCTGGGGCAGGCCGACGTCGACCAGCTTCGTGCCGTGTATGCCGGCATGGTGGCTGGCGTGGTGCCTGATCTCGGCCAGCGGCGGCTGGTCGACAAGAATCCGCTGAACATGCTGTGTCTGCCGATGATCATGCGGCTGTTTCCCGATGCGCGCATCATCCTGTGCCTGCGGCACCCCTGCGACGTGCTGCTGAGCTGCTACATGCAGGTGTTCCGCTCGCCGCCGTTCATGGCGATGTGTTCGTCGCTGCAGCGGCTGGCCGAAGGGTATGCGCTGGCCTTCGAGAAATGGTTCCGCCACGTTGAGGTATTCGCGCCGCATATCCTCGAATGGCGCTACGAGTCGGTGGTCACGCGATTCGACGACCAGGTGGTTCGGCTGGGCGATTTCCTCGGTGTGCAGGACAGCTCGGCGATGGCGGGTTTTGCTGAACATGCACATGCCAAGGGGTTCATCAGCACGCCCAGCTATGCCCAGGTTACCGAGGGTATCAATGCGCGCGGGATCGGTCGCTGGCAGGCCTACCGCCAGCACTTCGAGCCGGTGTTGCCGATACTGCAGCCATGGCTGCAGCGACTGGGCTACATGACCTGA
- a CDS encoding TonB-dependent receptor plug domain-containing protein yields the protein MNRLSSALRLALAMGMMTGAFGAYAQTTSDGTTTAPTKSTSAPPKPSQAKQLTGVTVTGSLLRRVDTETASPVVTVDAKALADTGKPTLGQVLQQLPSFAGTAANTSNNSNGGGVASPTLEGGDGAARVSLRGLGSGRTLVLIDGQRMINPDLNMIPVNMIERVDVLAEGASTVYGSDAIGGVVNVILKKHYHGVEATVNDGVSSHGDGQRHGFTFTAGANGDKGNIVVGLNYNKYDPILASRRSFSAHQLYLYSGGPVVAGSSTVPTGYLRVPASYASRYGCSASSSGTINLTRASGDGSSLGDYRCYSGSDAYNYNAFNYIETAQERMGAFLSGHYDFSSNVTLYGTVLYNHTDSSGQDAPPGVYVTDGWSIPASNPINPFGVDFSSTGYTFKTRLSGLGTRLHTYSTDNLESVFGLRGNYGQSTWSWDASINYGYYNRSQKDFNEIKVSSLQSLIDNGLNLFDQNNSAVVSQLQSAAEGAKYQLVDSLKQAQFTSTGDLWDLPAGTVQLSAGALYRQEAMNYTVTPDAVLNTSTLTCNLIQEACGSPGRGSYNVKEAFAESLVPLLSNVPGAYSLNLDLGIRSSDYSTSGTTTDKKIALEWRPISDLLVRGTVSQVFRSPNLDQLYDGVTISNPTVNDPCVGLTAAQLAAHPTACAGVNPGYTGGANLQINALYSGSHATGEALKPEQGKSVDIGFVYSPSWLTGFSSSLDFWHIYLYNMLTNLAGQTVLDSCYANASSPYCSYIHRYASTSTNAGDINYINAPVVNLGNLSTTGIDFTSSYRIPHFNLGGYDPGYFKLGLNTTYLATYKNDATPNEPGASVTNYAGTYSQQFGNLTRWRGTLTVDWAKGHWDAQWQARYIHSGTNLNAYADTGASSGYASVLYHSIQVGYQLPKKYHTRFDVGVDNLSNKIPPLMYQNGSDYNVDTSTYDTIGRYFWARVTVKF from the coding sequence GTGAACCGATTGTCTTCGGCCCTTCGCCTCGCATTGGCGATGGGCATGATGACTGGTGCCTTTGGCGCATACGCGCAGACGACTTCTGACGGCACGACGACGGCGCCGACCAAGTCGACCAGCGCACCGCCGAAGCCGAGTCAGGCCAAGCAGCTTACCGGTGTGACCGTCACCGGTTCGTTGCTGCGCCGTGTGGATACCGAGACCGCCAGCCCGGTGGTGACCGTCGACGCGAAGGCATTGGCGGACACGGGCAAGCCGACGCTGGGCCAGGTGCTGCAGCAACTGCCGAGTTTTGCCGGTACGGCTGCCAATACGTCCAATAACAGCAATGGCGGAGGCGTGGCCAGCCCGACCCTGGAAGGTGGCGATGGTGCGGCGCGTGTCTCGCTGCGCGGCCTCGGTTCCGGCCGTACGCTGGTGCTGATCGACGGCCAGCGCATGATCAATCCGGATCTGAACATGATTCCGGTCAACATGATCGAGCGGGTCGACGTGCTGGCCGAGGGCGCATCCACCGTGTACGGTTCGGACGCGATCGGCGGCGTCGTCAACGTCATTCTCAAGAAGCACTATCACGGCGTCGAAGCGACCGTGAACGATGGTGTGTCCAGCCATGGCGACGGCCAGCGGCATGGTTTCACCTTCACTGCCGGCGCCAATGGCGACAAGGGCAACATCGTCGTCGGCCTGAACTACAACAAGTACGATCCCATCCTCGCCAGCCGCCGCAGTTTTTCGGCGCACCAGCTGTATCTTTACAGCGGCGGTCCGGTAGTGGCCGGCTCCTCCACAGTCCCCACCGGCTACCTGCGTGTCCCCGCGTCCTATGCCAGTCGTTACGGCTGCAGTGCTAGTTCTTCCGGCACGATCAACCTGACCCGTGCTTCGGGTGACGGCAGCAGCCTCGGCGACTACCGCTGCTACAGCGGCAGCGACGCCTACAACTACAACGCCTTCAACTACATCGAAACGGCACAGGAGCGCATGGGCGCTTTCCTGAGCGGCCATTACGACTTCAGCAGCAATGTCACGCTGTATGGCACGGTGCTCTACAACCACACCGATTCCAGCGGCCAGGACGCGCCCCCGGGCGTCTACGTGACCGATGGCTGGAGCATCCCCGCCAGCAATCCGATCAATCCGTTCGGCGTGGATTTCTCATCGACCGGCTATACCTTCAAGACCCGCCTGAGCGGCCTGGGCACGCGTCTGCACACCTACAGCACGGACAACCTGGAGAGCGTGTTCGGCCTACGCGGCAACTATGGTCAGAGCACCTGGTCGTGGGACGCAAGCATCAACTACGGCTACTACAACCGCAGCCAGAAGGACTTCAACGAGATCAAGGTGTCCTCACTGCAATCCTTGATCGACAACGGGCTGAATCTGTTCGACCAGAACAATTCCGCGGTGGTTTCCCAGTTGCAGTCGGCCGCCGAAGGGGCGAAGTATCAGCTCGTGGACAGCCTGAAGCAGGCCCAGTTCACCAGTACCGGCGACCTGTGGGACCTGCCGGCCGGCACCGTCCAACTGTCCGCCGGCGCGCTGTACCGGCAGGAGGCGATGAACTACACGGTGACGCCCGACGCGGTGCTGAATACGTCGACGCTGACCTGCAACCTGATCCAGGAAGCCTGCGGTTCTCCGGGACGGGGCAGCTACAACGTCAAGGAGGCCTTCGCGGAAAGCCTGGTCCCGCTGCTTTCCAATGTGCCGGGGGCCTACTCGCTGAACCTGGACCTGGGTATCCGCAGCTCGGACTACAGCACCAGCGGCACCACCACCGACAAGAAGATCGCGCTGGAATGGCGGCCGATCTCCGACCTGCTGGTGCGCGGCACGGTTTCGCAGGTGTTCCGCTCGCCGAACCTCGACCAGTTGTACGACGGCGTGACCATTTCCAACCCCACCGTCAATGACCCCTGCGTGGGATTGACCGCGGCGCAGCTGGCCGCGCATCCCACGGCATGCGCCGGCGTGAACCCGGGCTACACCGGCGGTGCGAACCTGCAGATCAATGCGTTGTACTCTGGCTCGCACGCCACCGGCGAAGCCTTGAAGCCCGAGCAGGGCAAGTCGGTCGACATCGGCTTCGTCTACAGCCCGAGCTGGCTCACCGGATTCTCGTCCAGCCTCGATTTCTGGCATATCTACCTGTACAACATGCTGACCAACCTGGCCGGTCAGACCGTGCTGGATTCGTGTTACGCCAATGCGTCCAGCCCGTACTGCTCGTACATCCACCGCTACGCGAGCACCAGCACGAACGCCGGCGACATCAACTACATCAATGCGCCGGTCGTTAACCTGGGCAATCTCAGCACCACCGGTATCGACTTCACCTCGAGCTACCGCATTCCGCACTTCAACCTAGGCGGCTACGATCCGGGTTACTTCAAGCTGGGCCTGAACACGACCTACCTGGCGACCTACAAGAACGACGCCACGCCGAACGAGCCGGGTGCTTCGGTCACCAACTATGCCGGCACGTACTCGCAGCAGTTCGGCAACCTGACGCGCTGGCGCGGCACCCTGACCGTGGACTGGGCGAAGGGTCACTGGGACGCACAGTGGCAGGCCCGCTACATTCACAGCGGCACCAACCTCAATGCCTACGCAGATACCGGCGCCAGCTCGGGCTACGCCTCGGTGCTGTACCACTCGATCCAGGTGGGCTACCAGTTGCCCAAGAAGTACCACACCCGGTTCGACGTAGGCGTCGACAACCTCTCCAACAAGATCCCGCCGCTGATGTACCAGAACGGCTCGGACTACAACGTGGACACCTCGACCTACGACACGATCGGCCGCTATTTCTGGGCGCGGGTCACCGTGAAGTTCTAA
- a CDS encoding alpha/beta hydrolase, with protein MRGRIILSHGSDSSPEATKVSLLATLAESLGWQTYRTDHRSDDARGLAGSVAPRIARLRACIEDCVAPPVLVGSSLGAFTAGLASLDVPVAGLFLLATPSGIPDYPRPFDMRPGVPSLLIHGWRDQVCPLDGVRAYAERHRLPLLMLDDDHRLAASLDMIAAQFRHFLDTVAVAS; from the coding sequence ATGCGCGGCCGGATCATTCTTTCGCACGGCTCGGATTCCAGCCCCGAAGCCACCAAGGTCAGCCTGCTCGCCACGCTGGCCGAGTCGCTGGGCTGGCAGACCTACCGTACCGACCATCGCAGCGACGATGCACGCGGTCTGGCCGGTTCGGTTGCGCCGCGGATCGCGCGGCTGCGGGCCTGTATCGAGGATTGCGTGGCGCCGCCGGTGCTCGTCGGTTCCAGTCTGGGTGCGTTCACGGCCGGGCTGGCCTCGCTGGACGTGCCGGTGGCTGGCCTGTTCCTGCTGGCCACGCCCAGCGGAATCCCGGATTACCCGCGGCCATTCGATATGCGCCCGGGCGTGCCCTCATTGCTGATCCACGGCTGGCGCGACCAGGTGTGTCCGCTCGACGGCGTGCGCGCCTATGCCGAGCGGCATCGCCTGCCGCTGTTGATGCTCGACGACGATCACCGGCTGGCTGCCAGCCTCGACATGATCGCGGCGCAGTTCCGTCACTTCCTCGATACCGTGGCGGTTGCGTCATGA
- the egtB gene encoding ergothioneine biosynthesis protein EgtB, producing the protein MNVLVRQGHDDATVDRFHRVRGHTLALCAGLHAEDMQVQSMPDASPGKWHLAHTTWFFEQFVLDRDPAWHPLHPEWRYLFNSYYQTVGPMHARPQRGLLTRPTLAEVIAYRRQVDEAIDERLARGADPEIARLVELGLQHEQQHQELILTDIKHAFWCNPLKPAYRAAPQDTATAEVALRFMPGREGIVEIGHAADQGFAFDNEMPRHRVLLQPHALANRLTTNAEYLAFVRDGGYRDASLWLSDGWATVQREGWERPLYWQPDLSSEFTLAGVRELQACAPVCHLSFYEAEAFARWAGARLPTEAEWEHIAVDLPVQGNLQYAGRLHPSSTVGDGFMQIYGDVWEWTSSPYVGYPRFKPLAGALGEYNGKFMSGQWVLRGGSCATPDDHIRASYRNFFPPHARWQFAGIRLGRDR; encoded by the coding sequence ATGAATGTTCTGGTGCGGCAAGGCCATGACGATGCCACGGTCGACCGATTCCATCGCGTACGCGGACACACACTGGCGCTTTGTGCCGGCCTGCATGCGGAAGACATGCAGGTGCAGTCGATGCCCGACGCGAGTCCGGGGAAGTGGCACCTGGCCCATACCACCTGGTTCTTCGAGCAGTTCGTGCTCGACCGTGATCCCGCATGGCATCCGCTTCATCCCGAATGGCGCTACCTTTTCAATTCGTATTACCAGACGGTCGGGCCGATGCATGCCCGCCCGCAGCGTGGACTGCTGACGCGCCCCACGCTGGCGGAAGTGATCGCGTATCGCCGGCAGGTGGACGAGGCGATCGACGAGCGACTGGCGCGCGGCGCTGATCCGGAAATCGCCCGACTGGTCGAGCTGGGCCTGCAGCACGAGCAGCAGCACCAGGAACTGATACTCACCGACATCAAGCATGCCTTCTGGTGCAATCCGCTGAAGCCTGCCTACCGTGCCGCGCCGCAGGACACGGCCACGGCCGAGGTCGCATTGCGCTTCATGCCGGGACGCGAAGGCATCGTCGAGATTGGACATGCGGCCGATCAAGGCTTCGCCTTCGACAACGAGATGCCGCGGCACCGGGTTCTGTTGCAGCCGCATGCGCTGGCCAACCGGCTGACCACCAATGCCGAGTACCTCGCCTTCGTGCGCGATGGCGGCTATCGGGATGCGTCGCTGTGGCTGTCCGATGGCTGGGCGACGGTGCAGCGCGAAGGCTGGGAGCGTCCGTTGTACTGGCAGCCGGATCTGTCCAGCGAATTCACCCTGGCTGGTGTACGCGAGCTTCAGGCATGCGCGCCGGTGTGCCACCTGAGTTTCTACGAGGCCGAGGCCTTCGCGCGCTGGGCCGGCGCGCGGTTGCCGACCGAAGCCGAGTGGGAGCACATCGCCGTGGACCTGCCGGTGCAGGGCAATCTGCAATATGCGGGGCGCCTGCATCCCTCGTCGACGGTCGGCGATGGCTTCATGCAGATCTATGGCGATGTGTGGGAATGGACCTCGTCACCCTATGTCGGCTATCCGCGATTCAAGCCGTTGGCCGGTGCGCTCGGCGAATACAACGGCAAGTTCATGTCAGGCCAATGGGTGCTGCGTGGCGGCTCGTGCGCCACGCCGGACGACCATATCCGCGCCAGTTACCGCAATTTCTTCCCACCCCATGCACGCTGGCAGTTCGCCGGTATCCGGTTGGGACGTGACCGATAA
- the egtD gene encoding L-histidine N(alpha)-methyltransferase, which produces MNVQACVLRDDDRRPPVNELLEIVQRGLQGRIKRLPSWLFYDERGSALFERICEQPEYYLTRCEIALLDTHAAAIGDVLGPDVRLVEYGSGHAHKTRQLLGHLVSPVAWVPVEISPEPLRLSVQRMAASFPDVPMQPLCADFTRPLRLPVAPRATRRTVIYFPGSTIGNFDHADAVALLRKMRSEMGEGGGILIGVDLKKDPSAIEAAYNDQAGVTAEFTLNLLARLNRELGCDFDLSAFRHRARYNSMAGRIETHLVSLREQSVQVGRRQFAFACNEAMLVEYSCKYSREDFAALAARAGLRVEHIWLDPDEKFSVQYLLRS; this is translated from the coding sequence ATGAACGTGCAAGCCTGTGTCCTGCGCGACGACGATCGCCGCCCGCCCGTCAACGAACTGCTGGAAATCGTGCAGCGAGGCCTGCAAGGACGCATCAAGCGTCTTCCGTCCTGGCTGTTCTACGACGAACGCGGTTCGGCGTTGTTCGAACGTATCTGCGAGCAGCCCGAGTATTACCTCACCCGCTGCGAGATAGCCTTGCTGGACACCCATGCAGCGGCCATCGGTGATGTGCTTGGGCCGGATGTGCGACTGGTCGAGTACGGCAGTGGGCATGCGCACAAGACGCGCCAGTTGCTCGGTCATCTCGTATCGCCGGTAGCCTGGGTGCCGGTGGAGATCTCGCCCGAACCGTTGCGGCTCAGTGTGCAGCGCATGGCGGCGAGCTTCCCCGACGTGCCGATGCAACCGTTGTGCGCGGACTTCACCCGGCCGTTGCGATTGCCGGTGGCGCCCCGTGCGACACGACGCACGGTGATCTATTTTCCCGGCTCCACCATCGGCAATTTCGATCATGCCGATGCGGTGGCACTGCTGCGCAAGATGCGCAGCGAGATGGGCGAAGGTGGCGGCATTCTCATCGGGGTGGATCTTAAGAAAGACCCGTCCGCCATCGAGGCGGCCTATAACGACCAGGCTGGTGTCACCGCCGAGTTCACGCTCAACCTGCTGGCAAGGCTCAACCGTGAGCTGGGCTGCGACTTCGATCTTTCCGCCTTCCGCCATCGGGCCCGTTACAACAGCATGGCCGGGCGCATCGAAACGCACCTGGTCAGCCTGCGCGAGCAGAGCGTGCAGGTCGGTCGCCGGCAGTTCGCCTTTGCCTGCAACGAAGCGATGCTGGTGGAATACAGCTGCAAATACTCGCGTGAAGATTTCGCCGCGCTCGCCGCACGAGCTGGCTTGCGGGTAGAGCACATCTGGCTGGATCCCGACGAAAAATTCAGCGTGCAGTACCTGCTGAGATCCTGA
- the rlmKL gene encoding bifunctional 23S rRNA (guanine(2069)-N(7))-methyltransferase RlmK/23S rRNA (guanine(2445)-N(2))-methyltransferase RlmL, with protein sequence MTDFFATCPKGLEYLLRDELTAIGASDVHEALAGVHFSGNLETAYRACLWSRLASRILMPLAEFDAADDEALYAGVQAIDWSQHLAAHATLAVDAHTAQSKLVHSQFIAQRVKDAVVDQFRQQGGTRPGVDTDEPDVRINLRLRRDRATVSLDLAGSPLHRRGWREMQGEAPLKENLAAAILLRARWPETYVAGGALLDPMCGSGTLLIEGAWMAADVAPGLHRDYYGFLGWKQHDIALWRGVLDEARQRAEAGLRALRSCFFGSDADARMVQTAKRNAQAAGVAGFVTLEKRDAVHVEPPPGVTAGLVVTNPPYGERLGDRADMPMLYRALGEVLRARFTGWRAAVLAGDAELGRALALRADKKYALYNGALETVLLTFELHARDEKPREAKPLSPGAEMLKNRLEKNLRHLRKRLQREEIRCWRAYDQDLPEYAVAIDVYGDVREHDHLHIQEYRAPADIPVDVARARLREIVRVAGEVFGVPRDRIALKTRERGKGGSKYGRFDQRGEFVEVEEGGLTFLVNLTDYLDTGLFLDHRLVRAKLRELAAGRRFLNLFAYTATASVYAAAGGARDTTSVDLSATYLDWASRNLALNDFSGAKHRLAQADALAFLKADRSRYGLIYVDPPTFSNSKRADDFDVQRDHVKLLEACAERLTDDGVIVFSNNFRRFRLDGDALSQHFTIEDWSAPSIPFDFTRRADIHGCWLLHPHRADEDVNPWSSARIKK encoded by the coding sequence ATGACCGACTTCTTTGCCACCTGCCCGAAAGGGCTCGAATACCTGCTGCGCGACGAGCTGACGGCCATCGGCGCCAGCGATGTGCACGAGGCGCTGGCCGGCGTGCATTTCAGCGGCAACCTGGAAACCGCCTACCGCGCCTGCCTGTGGTCGCGTCTGGCCAGCCGCATCCTGATGCCGTTGGCCGAGTTCGACGCGGCCGACGACGAGGCTTTGTATGCCGGCGTGCAGGCCATCGACTGGTCACAACACCTGGCGGCACATGCCACGCTGGCAGTAGATGCGCATACGGCGCAAAGCAAGCTCGTGCATAGCCAGTTCATCGCCCAGCGGGTGAAGGATGCGGTGGTCGACCAGTTCCGACAGCAGGGTGGGACCCGGCCGGGCGTCGACACCGACGAGCCCGATGTGCGTATCAACCTGCGCCTGCGTCGTGATCGTGCCACGGTGTCGCTGGATCTCGCCGGTTCGCCGTTGCACCGTCGTGGCTGGCGCGAGATGCAGGGCGAGGCGCCGCTGAAGGAAAACCTGGCCGCGGCGATCCTGTTGCGTGCGCGCTGGCCGGAGACCTACGTCGCTGGCGGTGCCCTGCTGGACCCGATGTGCGGTTCCGGCACGCTGCTGATCGAGGGTGCCTGGATGGCTGCCGACGTGGCACCTGGATTGCACCGCGACTATTACGGTTTCCTGGGTTGGAAGCAGCACGACATCGCGTTGTGGCGCGGGGTGCTGGATGAGGCACGACAGCGTGCCGAGGCCGGCCTGCGTGCGCTCCGGTCCTGCTTCTTCGGCTCGGATGCCGATGCACGCATGGTGCAGACCGCCAAGCGCAATGCCCAGGCCGCCGGCGTGGCGGGCTTCGTGACGCTGGAGAAGCGCGATGCGGTGCATGTCGAGCCACCGCCCGGGGTGACCGCCGGACTGGTGGTGACCAATCCACCGTATGGCGAACGTCTGGGCGACCGTGCGGACATGCCGATGTTGTACCGCGCACTGGGCGAAGTGCTGCGCGCGCGCTTCACCGGTTGGCGTGCCGCGGTGCTGGCTGGCGACGCCGAACTGGGACGCGCGCTGGCCCTGCGTGCGGACAAGAAGTACGCGCTCTACAACGGTGCCCTGGAAACGGTGCTGCTTACCTTCGAACTGCATGCGCGCGATGAGAAGCCCCGCGAGGCGAAGCCGCTCTCGCCTGGCGCGGAAATGCTGAAGAACCGGCTGGAAAAAAATCTTCGGCATTTGCGCAAACGGCTGCAACGCGAAGAGATCCGGTGTTGGCGCGCGTATGACCAGGACCTTCCCGAATACGCCGTGGCGATCGATGTCTACGGCGATGTGCGGGAGCACGATCACCTGCATATCCAGGAATACCGTGCGCCCGCCGATATTCCTGTCGATGTTGCCCGCGCACGCCTGCGCGAGATCGTGCGGGTGGCCGGCGAGGTCTTCGGCGTGCCGCGTGACCGCATTGCGCTGAAGACCCGCGAGCGCGGCAAGGGCGGTTCGAAGTACGGTCGTTTCGACCAGCGCGGCGAATTCGTCGAGGTCGAAGAGGGTGGTTTGACGTTCCTGGTCAACCTGACCGATTACCTCGATACCGGTCTGTTCCTCGATCACCGTCTGGTGCGTGCCAAGCTGCGTGAACTGGCCGCAGGGCGCCGTTTCCTGAATCTGTTCGCCTACACCGCGACGGCTAGCGTCTATGCCGCGGCCGGCGGCGCGCGCGATACCACCAGCGTGGATTTGTCGGCGACCTACCTGGACTGGGCCTCGCGCAACCTGGCATTGAACGACTTTTCCGGAGCGAAGCACCGCCTGGCACAGGCCGATGCACTGGCTTTCCTGAAGGCCGACCGCTCGCGTTATGGGTTGATCTACGTCGATCCGCCGACGTTCTCCAATTCCAAGCGTGCTGACGACTTCGACGTGCAACGCGATCACGTGAAACTGCTCGAAGCCTGTGCCGAGCGGCTCACTGATGATGGCGTGATCGTCTTTTCCAACAACTTCCGCCGCTTCCGTCTCGATGGCGATGCGTTGTCGCAGCATTTCACCATCGAGGACTGGAGCGCTCCCAGTATCCCATTCGACTTCACTCGCCGTGCCGATATCCATGGTTGCTGGCTGCTCCATCCGCATCGCGCTGATGAAGATGTGAATCCGTGGAGCAGCGCACGCATCAAAAAGTGA
- a CDS encoding DUF6491 family protein: protein MKLSTLVLSVLAVAFAVRAPVAAAHATDTRYHPMRPVSSCLRSDRINEWHVVNARTIIARTGPYRYLVKLQNACTRLEYPSTVSLHFHSNRANEAVRPGAICGEVGETVSSSSQPPCAIQSVRRIDKAEFDRLRKHAVRHGSGADQPTRMN, encoded by the coding sequence ATGAAGCTCAGCACGCTCGTCCTGTCCGTTCTCGCCGTCGCCTTCGCAGTACGCGCGCCTGTAGCGGCCGCCCATGCCACCGACACCCGCTACCACCCGATGCGTCCGGTATCCTCGTGTCTGCGTTCGGACCGCATCAACGAGTGGCATGTCGTCAATGCACGCACGATCATTGCCCGCACGGGTCCTTATCGCTACCTGGTGAAACTGCAGAATGCCTGCACCCGGCTGGAATACCCGTCGACCGTGTCACTGCACTTCCATTCCAACCGCGCCAACGAGGCGGTACGTCCCGGCGCAATCTGCGGCGAAGTCGGCGAGACCGTAAGCTCGTCCAGTCAGCCGCCCTGCGCCATCCAGTCGGTCCGCAGAATCGACAAGGCCGAATTCGATCGCCTGCGCAAGCATGCCGTCCGCCACGGCAGCGGTGCCGACCAGCCAACCCGCATGAACTGA